The proteins below come from a single Burkholderia contaminans genomic window:
- a CDS encoding NADPH-dependent FMN reductase has protein sequence MTAFDQHRRPFVVGIGGTTRAASSTERALSFALRGAQAAGARTRLFDGPFLHTLPHYAPEHKTLTDAQRELIDAVRQADAIIIATPGYHGGVSGLVKNALDTLEELRADDRPYLDGRAVGLIVTAYGWQAAGTVLTSLRSIVHALRGWPTPFGATVNTLETRFDSADSCSDPKVVAQLETVGTQAAEFALAFASHRAASHAASVDALAPVLKIANQ, from the coding sequence TTGACTGCATTCGATCAACACCGCCGCCCGTTCGTCGTCGGCATTGGCGGTACCACCCGTGCAGCGTCGTCGACCGAACGCGCGCTGTCGTTCGCGTTGCGCGGCGCGCAAGCGGCCGGCGCACGCACGCGCCTGTTCGACGGCCCGTTCCTGCATACGCTGCCGCACTACGCGCCCGAACACAAAACGCTGACCGACGCGCAGCGCGAACTGATCGACGCCGTGCGCCAGGCCGACGCGATCATCATCGCGACGCCCGGCTATCACGGCGGCGTCTCCGGCCTCGTGAAGAACGCGCTCGACACGCTCGAGGAACTGCGTGCGGACGATCGGCCGTATCTCGACGGCCGTGCGGTCGGCCTGATCGTCACCGCCTACGGCTGGCAGGCAGCCGGCACCGTGCTGACGTCGCTGCGGTCGATCGTGCATGCGCTGCGCGGCTGGCCGACGCCGTTCGGCGCGACCGTGAACACGCTCGAAACGCGCTTCGACAGCGCCGACAGCTGCTCGGATCCGAAGGTCGTCGCGCAACTCGAGACGGTCGGCACGCAGGCGGCCGAGTTCGCGCTCGCGTTCGCATCGCATCGCGCGGCCTCGCATGCGGCATCGGTCGACGCACTCGCGCCCGTGCTGAAGATCGCCAACCAGTAA
- a CDS encoding fumarylacetoacetate hydrolase family protein, whose translation MKFATLPDGSADGRLLVVSRDLRHAVEAAPIATTLADVLDRWDVLAPGLQARYDALNAGSVRDARPFHPAACAAPLPRSPQWCDGSAFLNHGRLMEQAFNTPPIPEFDTVPVMYQGASDDFLGPASDVPLPDEADGIDFEGEFGVVVGHVPMGVSAAGALRCIRLIVQLNDWSLRAFGPREMKTGFGFLQAKPSTSFAPVAVTPDELGEHWRDGRVHLSLHVEWNDRWFGHPHGREMNFGFGELVAHAARTRRLSAGTIVGSGTVSNADRNAGSACVAERRVIEMIDEGAARTRFMRFGDRVRMTARDDAGNAPFGTIDQRVVRAPRADDAEARP comes from the coding sequence ATGAAATTCGCCACCTTGCCCGATGGCAGCGCCGATGGCCGCTTGCTGGTCGTGTCGCGCGACCTGCGCCATGCCGTCGAAGCTGCACCGATCGCAACGACACTGGCTGATGTGCTCGATCGCTGGGACGTGCTCGCACCCGGCTTGCAGGCGCGTTACGACGCGTTGAACGCCGGCAGCGTGCGCGATGCGCGTCCGTTCCATCCGGCCGCCTGCGCTGCGCCCTTGCCGCGCAGTCCGCAGTGGTGCGACGGCTCGGCGTTTCTGAATCACGGCCGCCTGATGGAGCAGGCGTTCAATACTCCGCCGATTCCCGAGTTCGATACGGTGCCGGTCATGTACCAGGGCGCCAGCGACGATTTCCTTGGCCCGGCCAGCGACGTGCCCTTGCCTGACGAGGCCGACGGCATCGACTTCGAAGGCGAATTCGGTGTGGTGGTGGGGCACGTGCCGATGGGCGTATCGGCCGCCGGTGCGCTGCGCTGCATCCGCCTGATCGTGCAGCTCAACGACTGGAGCCTGCGGGCGTTCGGCCCGCGCGAAATGAAGACGGGCTTTGGTTTCCTGCAGGCCAAGCCCTCTACGAGCTTTGCACCGGTTGCCGTCACGCCCGACGAACTCGGCGAGCACTGGCGCGACGGCCGCGTGCATCTGAGCCTGCACGTCGAATGGAACGACCGCTGGTTCGGTCATCCGCATGGACGCGAGATGAACTTCGGCTTCGGTGAGCTCGTCGCGCATGCGGCCCGTACGCGCCGCCTGTCGGCGGGGACGATCGTCGGGTCCGGCACGGTGTCGAATGCCGATCGCAACGCGGGCTCGGCGTGCGTCGCCGAGCGCCGCGTGATCGAAATGATCGACGAAGGGGCCGCGCGCACGCGGTTCATGCGCTTTGGCGACCGGGTCAGGATGACGGCGCGCGATGACGCCGGCAACGCACCGTTCGGCACGATCGATCAGCGGGTCGTGCGCGCGCCGCGCGCCGACGACGCGGAGGCCCGGCCATGA
- a CDS encoding NIPSNAP family protein, whose product MITCYLRYVIDPYKLDQFETYGKMWIPLVEKFGGTHHGYFLPSEGANNIALAMFSFPSLAEYERYRERSMDDPACQAAFRYAEETRCIVSYERSFFRPVFE is encoded by the coding sequence ATGATCACCTGCTACCTTCGCTACGTCATCGATCCGTACAAGCTCGACCAGTTCGAAACCTACGGCAAGATGTGGATTCCGCTCGTCGAAAAGTTCGGCGGCACGCATCACGGCTACTTCCTGCCGTCCGAAGGGGCGAACAACATCGCGCTCGCGATGTTCTCGTTCCCGAGCCTCGCCGAATACGAGCGCTACCGCGAACGCTCGATGGACGATCCGGCCTGCCAGGCCGCGTTCCGCTACGCGGAAGAAACGCGCTGCATCGTCAGCTACGAGCGCAGCTTCTTCCGGCCGGTGTTCGAGTAA
- a CDS encoding GNAT family N-acetyltransferase: MSIPWNAIAERSPAAPPSVCADRVTVRRFDPAFDSYAQLTPMLHRAFARLGAMGLNCTCVDQSEDVTRRRAEAGECYVAVCGGRVIGTATLYATDPSSACSLYRREGVASVRQVAVDPECQSRGIGALLLSFAEQWAALRGYTLLALDTPHPASHLLAFYGAQGFDVVDVMRFDGKRYDSAILCKRPVAQVARRVAPASRMAARVAAVRRLAYALPSRVVAVARRGQHVRRGAGWAARRAAGAASCRSTPWRPRQHGRYTFG; encoded by the coding sequence ATGTCGATACCCTGGAACGCGATCGCCGAACGGTCTCCCGCCGCGCCGCCTTCCGTGTGCGCCGATCGGGTGACCGTGCGGCGTTTCGACCCGGCCTTCGACAGTTATGCACAACTTACGCCGATGCTGCATCGCGCGTTCGCGCGGCTCGGCGCGATGGGACTCAACTGCACGTGCGTCGACCAGAGCGAGGATGTCACGCGCCGCCGCGCGGAAGCGGGCGAGTGCTACGTCGCCGTGTGCGGCGGGCGCGTGATCGGCACGGCCACGCTGTATGCGACCGATCCGTCGTCGGCGTGCTCGCTGTACCGGCGCGAAGGTGTCGCGAGCGTGCGGCAGGTGGCGGTGGACCCCGAATGCCAAAGCCGCGGAATCGGCGCGCTGCTGCTGTCGTTCGCCGAACAGTGGGCCGCGCTGCGTGGCTATACGCTGCTCGCACTCGATACGCCGCATCCCGCTTCGCACCTGCTCGCGTTCTACGGCGCGCAGGGTTTCGACGTCGTCGACGTGATGCGCTTCGACGGCAAGCGCTACGACAGCGCGATCCTTTGCAAGCGGCCCGTCGCGCAGGTGGCGCGCCGCGTGGCGCCGGCGTCACGCATGGCCGCGCGCGTGGCGGCCGTGCGGCGTCTTGCGTATGCGTTGCCGTCGCGCGTGGTCGCCGTGGCCCGGCGCGGCCAGCACGTGCGCCGTGGCGCAGGCTGGGCGGCACGACGCGCGGCCGGTGCCGCGAGTTGCCGCTCGACGCCGTGGCGTCCGCGTCAGCACGGGCGCTACACGTTCGGCTGA
- a CDS encoding cupin domain-containing protein, which yields MSFPAIRRVVTGHDADGRAVVASDGPLPTVVEIAAIPGTVFHEVWSTSSSPAIVDNGVDPTVGALVLPPPKHGTRMRFVDIPPDTPEFLAHGAVKMHDAFSQIGDAAASTVKAGSPHPLMHRTESIDYGVVIEGEMTLILDDAEVALAPGNVVIQRGTNHAWANRSGRPCRMLFVLIDGAYDPAIAAVLDTPAHGGAR from the coding sequence ATGAGCTTTCCAGCGATTCGTCGCGTGGTGACCGGACACGATGCCGACGGTCGGGCAGTCGTCGCATCCGACGGTCCTCTGCCGACCGTGGTGGAAATCGCCGCGATTCCCGGCACCGTATTCCACGAAGTGTGGAGCACGTCGTCGAGCCCCGCCATCGTGGACAACGGCGTCGATCCCACGGTTGGCGCGCTCGTGCTGCCGCCGCCGAAGCACGGCACCCGTATGCGCTTCGTCGACATTCCGCCCGACACGCCGGAATTTCTCGCGCACGGAGCGGTGAAGATGCACGACGCGTTCAGCCAGATCGGCGACGCAGCAGCGTCGACGGTGAAGGCCGGCTCGCCGCATCCGCTGATGCATCGCACCGAGTCGATCGATTACGGCGTGGTGATCGAAGGCGAAATGACCTTGATCCTCGACGATGCCGAAGTCGCACTGGCGCCGGGCAACGTGGTGATTCAGCGGGGAACCAACCATGCTTGGGCGAATCGCTCGGGTCGCCCATGCCGGATGCTGTTCGTTCTGATCGACGGCGCCTACGATCCGGCGATTGCCGCCGTGCTCGACACGCCCGCACACGGAGGCGCACGATGA
- a CDS encoding NAD-dependent epimerase/dehydratase family protein: MRVLVTGAGGFVGTALVERLLRDGIAEPGDVSELLLVDRQAEWPYDDARITARVGDFSSPEILEPQLSKPVDVVFHLASMPGSQAEAEPAEGDRVNLSGMLALFERLAKQATEQGRAARVVYASSVAVLGESLPPSVDEHTLPRPTMSYGVHKLVGELILADWTRRGKLDGRALRLPGIVARPALSAGHGSAFMSQIFRAAQSGQSYTCPVSPSATVWWMSRRCCVDNLLHAGRMSAEGLHVGRVWTPPVLHLSVQEIVDALVRRFGSFDIDYAPVERIERLFGRQPPLNDRRAIEAGFRHDGTIDALVTHALERT; this comes from the coding sequence ATGAGAGTGCTGGTGACCGGGGCGGGCGGATTTGTCGGAACGGCGTTGGTCGAACGGCTGCTGCGCGACGGTATCGCGGAGCCCGGCGATGTGTCGGAACTGCTGTTGGTCGACCGGCAAGCGGAGTGGCCGTACGACGATGCGCGAATCACGGCACGGGTCGGCGATTTCAGCAGCCCGGAGATTCTCGAGCCGCAGCTGTCGAAACCTGTCGACGTCGTCTTTCATCTGGCGAGCATGCCCGGCTCGCAGGCGGAAGCCGAACCGGCTGAAGGCGACCGGGTGAATCTGTCGGGGATGCTGGCGCTGTTCGAGCGCCTGGCGAAGCAAGCGACGGAGCAGGGGCGTGCGGCGCGCGTCGTCTATGCCAGCAGCGTTGCGGTGTTGGGCGAGTCGTTACCCCCGTCCGTGGACGAGCACACCCTGCCGCGCCCGACGATGAGCTACGGCGTGCACAAGCTGGTTGGCGAGCTGATCCTGGCCGACTGGACGCGACGCGGCAAGCTGGATGGCCGTGCGTTGCGCCTGCCGGGCATCGTGGCTCGTCCGGCGCTTTCTGCGGGACATGGGTCCGCGTTCATGAGCCAGATCTTCCGCGCGGCGCAGAGCGGCCAGTCTTATACCTGTCCCGTTTCTCCCTCGGCCACCGTGTGGTGGATGTCCCGCAGATGCTGTGTCGACAACCTGCTGCACGCCGGACGCATGTCCGCAGAGGGGTTGCACGTCGGCCGAGTCTGGACGCCCCCGGTGCTGCATCTGTCGGTTCAAGAGATCGTCGATGCGTTGGTCCGGCGGTTCGGCTCGTTCGACATCGACTACGCGCCGGTGGAGCGGATCGAGCGGCTATTCGGACGACAACCGCCGCTGAATGATCGCCGTGCCATCGAGGCGGGATTTCGGCACGACGGTACGATCGACGCGCTCGTCACCCATGCGCTCGAGCGCACGTGA